The nucleotide window AAGCTGTGCTCCGGTCCAACTCCGGGGTAGTCCAGTCCGGCCGAAATGCTGTGGGTTTCCCTGACCTGCCCGTGGTTGTCCTGGAGCAGGTATGATTTGGTACCGTGGAGCACGCCGATGCTGCCTCTGCTCAAGGAAGCGGCGTGTTTATCACTCTTTAGCCCTCTGCCGCCTGCCTCCACCCCGATGAGTTTGACACCTTTATCCTCCAGGAAGGGGTGGAAGATACCGATTGCGTTGCTGCCGCCGCCGACACAGGCTATGACATAATCCGGCAGGCGCCCAACTTGCCCAAGGCACTGCTCTCGTGTTTCCTTACCGATGACCGTCTGAAACTCTCGCACCATAAGCGGGTAGGGGTGAGGGCCAACCGCCGAACCGAGTAGGTAGTAGGTGTACTGAACGTTGGTCACCCAGTCTCGAATAGCTTCGTTGATGGCGTCCTTAAGGGTGCGGCTGCCTGTTGTTACTGCCCTTACTTCGGTACCCATCAGCTTCATACGAAAGACGTTGAGTCCCTGGCGGCGAATGTCTTCTTCACCCATGTAGACGATGCACTCCATACCCAGCATGGCGCATACGGCGGCTGTAGCTACACCGTGCTGCCCCGCCCCTGTCTCGGCGATAACCCGTTTTTTGCCCATACGCCGGGCGAGCAGTCCCTGCCCCAGGGCGTTGTTAATCTTGTGGGCACCGGTGTGGGTCAGGTCTTCCCTCTTGAGTAAGATACGGGCACCACCGCAGTGTCCCGTGAGTTGCTTTGCTTCGTACAGCGGTGTCGGTCTGCCGGCATAGTCATGCAGCAGTTCGCCAAGCTCTGTCCAGAAGCCGGTGTCTGCCTGCGCCTCATGGTAGGCTTGTTTAAGCTCATCGAGGGCGGGTATCAGTGTTTCCGGGACAAACCGTCCCCCGTAGTCCCCGAAGTAGCCTCCCTCGTCTGGTAACATTATCTCTCTCCTTTAGTCCCTGTCAGACTTGCCTGGCTGCCGCTATAAAGGGCGTTATCCTGACGATTTGGTTGACCTCTCTTGACCGGTGTCATAGCAATTCTCTCATCCTGGCAGCGATGTCCGGTGCCGTTACCAGGTGTTCACCCACAAGAGCGGCATCGACACCCCATTCTTTCAATCTTGCCATGTCATTGCGACTCTTGATTCCGCTCTCACTGACCACTACTTTGCCCCTGGGAATGAACGGTCGCAGGTGTCTGGTTGTCTCCAGGTCAACGGTAAAAGTATTCAGGTCCCGGTTGTTGATACCGATAATATCCGACTCACTGCTCAA belongs to Dehalococcoidales bacterium and includes:
- the trpB gene encoding tryptophan synthase subunit beta, which produces MLPDEGGYFGDYGGRFVPETLIPALDELKQAYHEAQADTGFWTELGELLHDYAGRPTPLYEAKQLTGHCGGARILLKREDLTHTGAHKINNALGQGLLARRMGKKRVIAETGAGQHGVATAAVCAMLGMECIVYMGEEDIRRQGLNVFRMKLMGTEVRAVTTGSRTLKDAINEAIRDWVTNVQYTYYLLGSAVGPHPYPLMVREFQTVIGKETREQCLGQVGRLPDYVIACVGGGSNAIGIFHPFLEDKGVKLIGVEAGGRGLKSDKHAASLSRGSIGVLHGTKSYLLQDNHGQVRETHSISAGLDYPGVGPEHSFLKDSGRADYVAVNDEEALDGFKLLCLTEGITPALETAHAISYAARLATSLKKDEIIVVNLSGRGDKDMDIVTEALGEEL